Below is a genomic region from Daphnia pulicaria isolate SC F1-1A chromosome 10, SC_F0-13Bv2, whole genome shotgun sequence.
ACCCGGTTCCTCACTCCCGCTTATCGTATACCAAAACGAGCCCTCCTCCATCATTGCTTATGCGTTAGCATCAGTCGACTATGAACAGCAGCTGTCCGAGTTGCAAGCAGATTTAGCAGATCAGGTCGGCCCTTCTTCACCAACTCGAACGTCGTCTCCAATTGGACCGGATCGATGGTTTGACAATATCGAACGCGAAGAACCGGGGTCAGtgggaaaaatttcttttcaattagaaatgccccaaaaaaacaaaatttcagtcTTCTAATTTTGTCTTCTATTATTTAGTGGTCGAAGTTATGGATCGTCTTCGACTTCTGGAATTGCCCAGGCTCCTCCTGCCGGAGCTTTGGCTTCTAATCAGCATTTAGAGATCCAGTTCAGTGACTCGAATACCAAATTTTACTGCCGTGTTTACTACGCGGAACAATTCCGCGCATTACGATCCAAAGTCTTCCCTGCCGGTGAGGATCGCTTCATCCGTTCCTTGGCTCGATGCGCTCCATGGGCAGCTTCTGGGGGCAAGTCCGGTTCCACCTTTTGTAAAACATTAGGTAAAAATggctgaaaatttttttgtttgttttttgttttctataaaTTCTTAACACGTTCTTTGATTATTAGATGACcgttttgtattgaaacaaatgtcaaaaatggaaatccaGTCATTTGTTGATTTGGTGCCCAATTACATAAGTTACACTCATCGCGCTCAAAGAGAGAATCGCCCGACGGCCTTTTGCAAGATTGTGGGCGCCTTCCGCATCGTGTTCAAGAACGCCCAGACAAACGTGGCTAGCAAACAAGATCTTCTAGTCATGGAAAACCTCTTTTACAAGAAGAATGTCACCCGAAAATTTGATCTCAAGGGTTCGGAGCGCAATCGCCTTGTGTCAGCCACCGAAGCCGAGATGAGCGATTGTGTTCTCCTCGATGAGAACTTTGTGCAAAGTTTGTCTTTGGTCTCTTTTgatcattttgttgttgtgtaacttcagtttctgtttgtttttttccccggaATTGCAGTGACTTGGGACAATCCTCTTTACGTTCGCGGTTATTCTCAGAGCGTTCTCAACAAAGCTCTCAGCGCAGACACTCAGTTTTTAGCCTCACAACTGGTGATGGACTACTCTCTCTTGGTGGGCATTGATGACGACAACAATCAACTGATCGTCGGTCTAATAGGTAAGACTTTTCGATCGATTATTGTTCCTTTTAACTTTATTtgcaaggatttttttttttttttacaaaattcgtGTATCTTTTTAGATTACATTCGTACATTCACTTGGGACAAGCGGCTTGAAACTTTTGTCAAGTCGTCTGGCATACTGGGAGGACAAGGAAAGATGCCTACAGTGGTATCCCCTGAACTGTATCGTACACGTTTCTGCGAGGCCATGAACCGTAGGTTTCTACGAACTATACAAGACAAACAAGTCTTTaatggtttccttttttttttaaatatttcctcAGGATATTTTACTTCTGTGCCTAGTTTTTGGGACTGAGGAGCGTGTTCAATCGCCAATCGCAGTGACCAATCGCCAAAAGTTAAACTGGAAACATCCACTTAATATCAATCTTTTAATCATCCACTCATGTAACAACCTGTAAAATAATAGTTAAAAACTAAAGAAACTCAAAACTATGAAAGTGAATGCCACTCTACTCCAAGTGTCCATATTgttgaactttttctttcgatgttatgtatatttttacatcccaTATAGTCTATCAGTTCAATAAGGCATCAAATATTATTCGTTGTTTTTTAACACATGTTAAAATGTGGAGTTATATAATCCTACGCTGTAGTCGACATCACGTATAATAAACTCTTCTTGCAGCAGCATATCTGTAATACTAACGTCAGCAGAAATTGGACAAGTGTCTGAGAAAACTCACATGGGTATCGAATAAATGAATTCCGTAGATACGATTGTTGCTTCAACACTCTTGGAATTATTCAAGGGCTGGAATTATTAATCAAATGAATTCCCAATCGAACAGATTCCTTGAACTTTGttgatgagaaaaacaaaaatagcttGTTACATTTATAACGACGCGGAGAATATCAGAATTGGGGATGCGAGCGCTGCAACTGTTGCGCTACAACTAAAAATCGATCACCCACcttttttgaaatcttttccAATGGCGGATTACCTTGAAAAACATAGTCCTACGattaattttaatgaaataCTAAGAAATACGCCCACAATGCTTATGATTTAGCTATAAATATAACATCATTGAATCAAGTCGTTTGTATGGCTTCGATAAAGAAGTTTGATTAGAGGAACATATTCAATTGTGCTAGACGCGACGCCACAAATATTTTGTTGTTCAAGAATTAGGAATTCAATTTGCTCTACCATGACAAACGTGGAAGTTTTTCCTTGTTTACTCTTTTTTGATGCATCGCACTAAATTTGTTCACTACTCTTCTAGAAGCGTGAAACTAAGGAAATGATTAGATCTTTCAATACAATCACGCCGAGTTTATGAAACAACcgatattttcaaattgaatcacagacaataaaacaattaataaacATTGAGATTGACagcggggttttttttttggaaggaaAGAAGCTATAGAAAGGGGATTgataacaacaacagaaaaacgtTTGACTGATGAGAATCAATAGAGCACGTGTGAATAAGTGCTAACCTCGCACCTCATGTTTCCACAGGTACCGGGCGAGGCGGAGATGCAGTTGAAAACCGGGCATTGCGGAGTGATCCTATCTGGACTGCAAGTCATATCGCAGCTGCCAGTCCTCATGCCTGGCTTCGAATCGCACGTGtacctatttaaaaaatttgaataaattagcGATACGCATGACATCGTCTCTAAAAGCGAATTAACTTTAATTCCATTCATTTAAATGGCGCAAATAAGTTTTGACGTACAAACAAATCCACAGCTAATCGGAGACTTACTTTTTGCAGGAGGCATCGAGAATCAAAGGAAACGGACTAATGGCGCCCTGATTGTAGTAGATTCCGTTATTGTTGCCGCCGTAAAAGTTGCTGCCTCCGTACGGCAACGGCTGTTGCATGTTAGGGTAGCCGTAGCTTAGACGGGCCGTTTTATCTCCAGCTTCAGTTGGTGCGGCCGAAGAGCGGATGACAATGACCAACATCATCAATACAGCTTTGCAAGGAGACACTtgaaaattggaaaacaaaaatcgtaAATAACAACACAAATACAGACACCAACGGATATCTAGGCCACAAGTAATGAAATGCGAAATCATTTAAAGAATATTACAATTTAATACATTAAACTATGACAAGAAGATAAAGCGATACCTGGCAGCATCGTGAATTGGGAGTAAGTGTCTGTTGGCAATGCTCAGAACAGAGTGGGTAATTTTTCTACCTGACACTGTGGCTTATGTACCTGAGCAAATTGCCTTGGGTCAAAGGTAACCCTTACCCTTTTTACTCCTACGATGCAACTTTTAACGGACGACGGAAgcgttggaaaaagaaaaacgaaaacgaGACATTGGGTCGATAACCCAATATTCCCAGCCTCTAGAAAGAGGTGACAGGTAAAAGTGTCTATGATGCTCGAGGCGAACCACGTGTATTTTACCGGAATTTTGCAGAATTGAATCATCCTCTTCGATTATGTCATCCctacctctattttttttctccatttcccaTTGATTTTATTATGCCCACCCGTGGATTTATCATTTCGTTCTTTTGGGGGTAATGCAATAATGCACTCTGCGTGATTAGGTTCTATACCTAATACAAACTGAGTAGTTATGGTTAAATCTCTTCGTGCTCACAATATACTTAATTGAATAAGAATGGCTTGTCAACTATTCTTTGTCTACATAAAAATACTAAACAATCTGAGACTGAttttaattataataaaattcaTTCAGACTTGAAACAACTAGTGTAGGACTATAGGCAGTTTCGTGTTGAACATTGGGTTTTAacttaattcatttaatttaatgtaATTATAATTTGTTGTCTGTTTGGATGGCAACAATACACTATAGAGAATGGAATATCAAATGGGCTAGCAACCCCACACACGTCTGACACGTGGGCAAGGAGATtgcgcaatttattttttcagcatCATTGACGTAAGCAGTTGGCCAAAATAACAATGTGGTCCCGAGGCTCCCGAAAGTTTCTTCCCCGGCCAGCACAAGGACAAAGACAACAGTTGATTGACTGGCCGGAACCTTAATTGAACGGAAATGAAGGAAGAGCAAAACGGAAATCATTTTGCGCTAGAATCGCATTGACGCATTTCTATTTTGAACAGTTATAAACAGTTGCGTACACTTAGACACAtttcaaaatacaattttaaatgtgtgacaggtttaaaaaaaaataggggcGTGAAGCATCTAAACTggccaaatttttgttttgtgaacTTTTGGTGACAGACTGTCAGCCGCCAGAGAGCCCCACTGTAAAGTGTGAAACCAAAATGAGCTCGAGGGCGATTAGCCAACATATAAAAAGACAGGTGTAAAGATGATAAAACTTGCATTCGATCCTCGTTGCTCATCCAATCAACAGCATCCAGACGAACCTGACGGAGTCCTGCACTAATATATTCATATTCAACTCTGAAACACCCAATATGATTGCCGGTAACTATCTTTTTTTACTCTAGAGATAGCTGTGTAATATCTGTGTGTATAATGACGCCATGTGTTACGTTTTCTAACGAAGGCAATCAACGTCATTCCGTGGTGTCATCTCTTCTCCGCCTGATGGTCGTTCAAGCGCTGCTGTTGGCATTGCCAGCTGATTTCCAACGTTATCCCAACTACGACGTGCCTTACGTAACCAGCGGGATCGATCGCCTGTACAATCCGCTGTATTCCgccccgccaccaccaccaccacctccagtCTCGTACAGCAGCCCCAATTTCTACGGCTCTTCCATCTACGGCGTTCAAGCACCTCAGCAGCGTCCGGTTTACCCGCAGCCCAACTACTCGTCGGTCACACCATCCAACTGCTTGTCGTACTACTGCTACCGATCTGCTCTTCCGTCGCTGGATGCAATTACTAATGCCACCGCACCGGCAGTCCCTCCTGTCTGTGGGAAAAGGAATTACTTAATCTGCGTGGCAGACAAGCCGATGTCCACGGAATACGGCCCATCTTCTTCGCCTTTGTACCAGTATCAACAATCCTACCAACAGTCTAACGTTTGTCCAGCTTATTTTTGCAAACTGGTCCCGAGGACCACGCCGGTCCTGGTCGCTGCTGACTCGTGCGATTCCTTCGAGTGCAACATAATCGAGTGAACAAACGTGACGATGAATAATACTCAAATATTGTCGATATAGTACAtgtacgaaaaattgaaacgcCATGCTCAAATTCTGATGTGTTTATTTGTTGTTACCATTTTGTTTGTATTCAACTTCTATATGGTTATTTACTTTGCAACTGCAATCCACCAGATACTATAAACAATtccgaaaacaaattttaacctGTTTCATAACATTTCTCTGCAAGCTAAAAATTATGGCCTAGTGATGTTTGCATAATAAAGTTTAATTCTTGGTAGACTGTGGAAGTTTGTGGCGGATTACATCTTGTTTCTGCTGCCTACCGAGGCTCTGGCGCATTAGTTTGTAAGgacgttttcttgttttcataaTTCTatgtgttattattattaaaattagGCAATTAGTATTCAAATTAAGATCAAGTTGAAATACTATTGTGGTGGCTGTGGcggaattttcaaaatgctCCTCGTCACAGAGATTCTATTGACCTATAATACTGCAAAGTAAATTTACGCGAATCAATACGTGAACCACAACGACATCTCCAAAGGCTTATATTTTCAGGACTCGTATGGGGGGAAACAATGGGAACAAAAGTATTAAGTACAACGCTGCTGGGTGTGCTATAGTGGCTAGGTATCTCAACTTATGAAAAAAGTCTACAgactatttattttcaatgtttttaaaagatCCGCTGGCAAAGCAACGACCCCAGCCGTCTCACTCGCTCTATTTCAATTCCGTTCACGGATGGCGCTGTTATGTTGCCATTCCACTCGCTATAAAATGGGATGAAAAGTAGAGATGCAATGAAAGTGTGGTTTGAATGCCACACAAAGAAAACGGTTTCCATGCGCATTAAATTGTCGGTAACCAgttcatttccttttgattttatttctgttttaaaatatatatatcacTTCAAATGCGTCTGAAACACATAATAGAGATTTATTGACTGGCTGACTTTGAAGCGGAATAGGGGAAAACCATTATACgtgcaaaaaaaatgtttattttgttttttcttctcgttaTTTGTTTCAAGCCAAGTGGCAAACGATCCCGGCTGTAATAATAAACAGCCTTCTCGGTGACATTGAACGGCTTTGGACTCGGACGCTATTCTCATTTTCTCGTCGTTCCCACCACCAGTTGGGTGGTGTTTATATCCTTGGGTTCTTTATTTACTCTACGATTTCTTCCGGTCCATAACAAATGGCCCAACCAACGACGCAACGAGCTGCGACTCTTAATTGAATAACATCCAGCGCAATCTTCGCTTTTGAAGGTCGAAGGGGAACCAAAACAGAGTGCTGCCATTAAATAAAAGATTCCTATAAGAGAATAATTACGTCCAAAAAATCACAAACAATCGGGTcagtttgaaatcaaattacaTTCTGttgtaaaatgaaaatctaTCTAATAAAGGGGGATCCGGATATTCATATACAAAAGCTTGCCGGCAATAAGTGATACAAAATACGCAGTTATATATGTGCATGATGACTCTGCGTGACGATGTATAGCTGGAGACCTTGTCATGGCAACCCATACAATCACGTAATAAGAAGTCAACGGCTTCAATCTGCATCCATACCCGTTAGTCGCTTCGTGTTGTAGGGTCTGATTGCGGCATGATAATTACTTTAATTTGTGGTTTTCAAACGAAACCAATTCATTAACTTGGATTATTCAATTAGAGCAAGGTTGCAATGTATACGGGAACCACTTTCGGCGTATATCCAATAGCTACTGCGCACGCGACATAATTCTGGACTGTTTGATAAAGCAACGTAaaagcaaataataaacatgtcgTACTCTACACCACTTTGCATGGCATCAGGACTTCTATAGAACGTCTGTCGAAAAGTGTGTTAGATTTTCTGTCACTCAAATAGTGCAACTATAGAGAGCACGCGATTCCCATATGGATTAAAAGCTCTAAACATACGCTTATGGCTGTACACTTCTAGTTCAACAGTCGCCTGATAGACACAACTGTATGAACGCAGGACTGGGAAATACAAGTTTTGACCGTTCCACGAAATCCGGTCGATGAGATAAGACGATGATGTATATAGCCAGTAGGAGTCGGGGATTCCGGAGCTGGTGCGTAGTTGAAGACGTTGCGACGGAAAAGACGGTTGTTGTCTTGGTGACTGAAGAATCAGGCATACAGTGGCTAAGCTAGGCTATTGTAACATCAAACATCGTGCTACATAACGGTCACTGAtctaaaagcaaaaataaaaaatgaaccaaAGAGCTGAGTGAatcaaataacatttcttattttccaatccgttctttcgtttcttttatcTATAAAAAGATTTGATACACATTTAATACGGTTAGATTTTCCAGGTAAAATACTACGGTACCTCTACTAGCTATATAAGCCATGTAACATACAGTAACAGGaaggtaaataataaataataataatataataataatatgtgtTGCTTATGCATTCGGCCTTTTTGGATTTGCGGTCTTTTTGTCAGTTCGGCGGAAAGGATGGAACAAAAATATTGCTGACTGCGGCCGAATAAGGCTTATATATGgcgtttattttatatttcgcACGAAAGGAGATCTATACGGCGTATATAGGCTTGATAAAGGCACTTTCAAGAAAAATCTGGTGAGTTATGATTCTCTCCCAACTGTTAATATAAAACCTTGGCATTGGAAAGTTACACAAAAGAAGCCAACTATAGAAATCAAAATAGCCAACTAGAAATCATTGCATTTCCGACATTCTTAGAGTTTGCATTCACACGTCGCATATAGCAGGGCTACTTTTATTATTGGCCTTTATATGGACACGCGTAGCCAATAttattctgtttttattttactttggcGTATAGCCATCACTTTCCGGCTTTTATATGTTACTTTAAAATGCATGgcgggagaaagaaaacaagcaGTGTCACAATGCAACCCCCCTCCTTTGTTGTAAAGTTCACGACACTTTCAAAAGGGTTCCCTCAGACGAGAGCGTTCACACACGAACACTCAATCGGAAAACTTGGGACGAAGTGAGCGTGATCCTTTTTTGATCTTCGAATACCCTGAcaattgcttttcttttcgagTAGCCTGACAATACAATCTAAGCACAATGCGGTTGGATATTTCGGTCATAATTTTTGTCGAACCTTTTACCAGTAGAATCAGTTCAATAGAGAAAGGTCCAATCAACAGCACCATCATTTATCACGTAATCAGATTTATGCTGCTTTCAACGCAAACTCTTTAGCAGGAGTACCACCACGTAGCGGAGTATCACGTAGGTAcattacaacaacaaaacgaatAGCCTAAATggctatttttctatttatcatGATAAATTACTTTTATCATTGGGCATGaataaaataatctttttACCGGTACTTAGGTTTttcaagacaatttttttattttttattttattttaatttttttttgggggggtctGCTTTTGAAATAGCAATAGTTCTAAGGAAATTTAGCAAATACTGTTTGCACTATCATTGAAAAGTTGGTAGTGACaagcagagagaaaataaaacaattcaagtttttttttaaaattcattgtgGCCTCAAACTGTTGTTGCGCGCGCGCCTGTCGAAGAACATGTCCTTGTTCTGTACTCTACATCCAGCCGCAGCCCATGGAGACATCCGCCCCGATCCGCCCAAATGGTTGCACTCCCAGGGTGAGCCTCCCAGTGTCGGTGAAGCTTTCGATCAGAAAACAAGACGCTCTCTCTCATCGATTGTCGGTTGATGCTCATTTGATATTTTGGTATTTGGTTGATTTTGTTACTGGCGCTGTGACTCATATTCTATCAATCAACAACTTAATCAGCAGTGAGTGATGTTATGCTACCGCTTACGTATTATATTATGTTTCACATTTTCACTGAGTTGTTGTCTTGTATCTTTTAGAGGcaatccattttttattcgtcAATGTTTAATTAATAGTTGGCCTTTCGTTATAGCTTTCCGAGCAATCAAGTGGAGCTCGTTGGAGTCTGTGCTTATTGAAACGCGGAGCTGGATTATTATCATTGTCTTTATTTATCTATCATTCTGCCTCACTTGCGATGGGGTAGCGCCATATCGTCATGGTTGATATACACAACTGATGTCTATATCCCTCGACAATCCGTCTCTATCTACGTCGGTCGTTTTCTCATATTTTtatccttttctttattttactttCCTCTCGTGTAGGGCCATTTGATTTTCATTGTTGATTATTGGTTAGCGTTGTTATAGGGCCGTTATTTTCATGGTGAAAGAAGCCAGGGTCGCATTATATATCCTTGCACCGAAAAAGACGCTCCCTTTCCCGGTatacaaggaaaaaaagatcgCTTTGGGCTTTTCAGCGAAAATTGTTTGGAAacgaaagggggaaaaaaagagacacaaaAATATACTACGTGAATGACGCACTTCCAGCTCACCATTTGTGCGccgtattattttcttttatttgaattcgTATCGCGTTCCGGAAATCTTTTCCTTGTTTATTTCCTTGCTGATGAAGCAGCGCAGATTGCTCTGCACTTATAGCAAAAATCCAGCTATGCCGCaaccaaataataaatagTATATCCGCAAAAGAGCATCTATTCGTCATTCAGTCAAGTCCAGTTGGTTGATtggatatatttttctttgtcgcTGGCTGAGCTCCTGAATAGCTATATCACTCTCTATATACCGAGGGGGGAATTAAGGCTACGTCAGCAATTAATAGTGCATTGAAGGAGTCCAGCGTCCAGCGTACGTCTTGAAGAGAAATTGAGATAAATAATAAGACGCCTTCTATAAACACAGAGTGGCTGTGGATCATCCAAGATAATATATGTTACGGTTTCCATGAAAATGGTCTTATATAGATGTATGCGGACGATTTCCTGTTTTGTCTCCAAATGCTCTATCTCATTCTTGTTCGATCCTCGCGCCCATCAGCAGCTCGCTATATGTGGGGCGTGTGAGCCGAAGGCTATCATAGACAGCTGCCGAACCTTTGACAGACCTTTAAGATCAAAATGGTGGTTTCATCATATCCGTCCGCGTCTCTGCTCGTCCCTCTTCCTTTTGCTGTTTCTGCGATGATATCCTCCTCCCCCTAGGCCATTTCATCCCATCCGTATTTCTCACATTGCTGCTCTCAATTGTTATCCAGCGGGCGGTTCTGTCTAGTATAGCAGATCCCATTTCCTGTGTCATCTCCCGCTTTCTTCCGTCTCACGCAATACTCTAGGCTATATATTCCGCATAGTTTGTTACCGAACGAAATGAAACGAGAATATTGAAAGAAGAGGAAGCTAGTAACTCTTTGAAGGAAAGCTAATCATCGTGACTGAGACATAAGACATAATATAGTACCCTGCGAACCTCAGATGTCACATCCTCGAAATGGCGCAATACAGATGGCATCTATCTAGATTCCTCTTCTCTGCACATGGATTTAGG
It encodes:
- the LOC124315027 gene encoding uncharacterized protein LOC124315027, with the translated sequence MLPVSPCKAVLMMLVIVIRSSAAPTEAGDKTARLSYGYPNMQQPLPYGGSNFYGGNNNGIYYNQGAISPFPLILDASCKKYTCDSKPGMRTGSCDMTCSPDRITPQCPVFNCISASPGTCGNMRCEVSTYSHVLY
- the LOC124315015 gene encoding uncharacterized protein LOC124315015, yielding MIAGNQRHSVVSSLLRLMVVQALLLALPADFQRYPNYDVPYVTSGIDRLYNPLYSAPPPPPPPPVSYSSPNFYGSSIYGVQAPQQRPVYPQPNYSSVTPSNCLSYYCYRSALPSLDAITNATAPAVPPVCGKRNYLICVADKPMSTEYGPSSSPLYQYQQSYQQSNVCPAYFCKLVPRTTPVLVAADSCDSFECNIIE